In the Gemmatimonas sp. genome, GTGACCGTCTGACGATTCCACCTGGTGGGTACGTAGATGGCGTACAGGGCGCCAGGTCCGGTCGTGCCCTCGACGATTCGCGCCCACGGACCATAGGCCGGCGGTTCGGCGGTCTGCCCGAGGGTGAGTGACGCGGTGACGGCCGCTGACGGCGCGACCACACCGTCGCCACAGGCGGCAACGGCGACCATCGCGAGCATCGTGACGGCGGCGAGCTTGGAACGTTAGAAGTGGAGCAACATGGGGACATCTCCCGGGCACACGCCCAATGAAGTAGTGCTGCATCGCACACTGTGCGTGCCTCTACTTTCTGGCGTGCGAGAGGGCGGCGATATCCGTCATGCGACGTACATGCCGTCGCCGAATCTAGATGCGCGTTTGGCTACACACTCGACGCCTCAGCGCGGTAGCGTCACGCGGAACGTCGTGCCATCCTCGGACGACGAGGTAACGTCGATGTGTCCGTTGTGCGCGGACACAATGCGATCCGTGATGAACAGGCCGAGTCCGAGGTGGTGATCGGCGGAGGCGACCGGCTCGTCGGCGAGGATCTTCTTGAACGGACTGAACAGGGTGGCAATTTCGCCGTCCGGAATTATGCGGCCGAAGTTGGCCACGTCGATGACGACGGTCCGTTCGGTTCCGAATGCTCGAATGCTCACGGGCACAGAGGAGTCGCCGTGATGCACGGCATTGCTGAGCAGATTGGCCAGCACTTGCCGCATGCGCGCGCCATCGACCGGCGCCCACAGGTTGGGGTCGATGTGCGGCTCGAAGGCCCACTGCGGGTGGGCCGCTTCGATCTCCTCTACCGCGTGCTCCACCAACACGGACAGGTCGGTCGGCTCTGGCGCAATCGCGAGGCCCGCTCCCATGCGGCTCCGCGTGAAGTCGAGCAGGTCGTCGACCAAGTCGATCATCCGGGTCACACTGCGCGAGGCGCGCGAGACGAGCACCGTCTGCGTGGTGTCGCGTGTCGGGAGGGTGGCCAGGTGATCCGTCACCATGAGAACCGTCTGCAGCGGCGCACGAAGATCGTGGCTGAGGATCGCGAGAAACAGATCCTTGGACTCGTCGATGCTGCTGGTGAAACGCGTGACCGACTCACCGATGGATTGGTCGACGGACGCGTTGAAGCGCATGAGATCACTGATGTCGTCGGCGTCGAGCGTCGCGCGCGACGCGGTCCAGAGCCGGAGCACACTGGTGCGCAGCGCACGGAACTCCGACACCATTTCGCCCACGCTGAACCCATGGTGCGCGCGTTCCGCGCCGTGTGCCTGCGCCGCCGAGTCGACGCCGTCGACCGACTCATCGTGCTCGGCGCGCGCCTTGTGGGCCCCGGCATCATGCGACTGCGACCGGCGCAAGTCGGCGACGATTTCGCGGAGCATGCTGGCGGAGTGGTCGCGCAGTGCGGCCCGGTCCAGATGCTCGGCGCCCTCGCGGGTGCGGGCAAACTCTTCCCACGCCGCGAGAATGGCGTCGCGGTTGGCTTCGATGAACTCAGGTAGTCGCACAGCAGGACGGGAAGATGGTGACGCTGGAAGGTAGCGAGTCGGCCCCAGCCGCTGCACGAGTGGGACGAGATCGAGAGGACGGCGCGGATTGGGGGCGAGGGCTTTACCCGAGCGGGCCGGGCGGAGTAGCTTCTGGGGGTAGGGCGGTCGGGTGGTGGGCCGCACTGCGGGCGTAATTCAGTTGGTAGAATGCCAGCTTCCCAAGCTGGACGTCGCCGGTTCGAGTCCGGTCGCCCGCTCTGACATAAAGCAAAGCCCCGCAACGGTTTCCGTTGTGGGGCTTTGTCTGTTGTTCGAGTCGGTCGCCGATCGGGTAACCGAGGGGTAACCAATCGGGTGGATTTCGGGTCGAATCGGCTACGCTCGGGACGATGAAGCTAGCGGGAGATCGTTTGTGGCGCCATAAATTTTTTCGCAATCAAGCGTGACGCCTCTTGGTCCTCTTCGAATAGCCGCCGAATGACGCTCATCTCTTCGCTCGTCTCGGCAGCTTTAAGGGCGACGGTCGTCGGAATTGTGACCAACTCACGACCTGGCTTGCGTCGGCCAATTGCTTGTTTGCGCGCCTCATTCATCGCGGACTGTAGAGCCATCAAGGCGGGGGAAAGGGCTTGGAGCACTCCCTGTTGAAGATCGTGAATCTTCCTCACGTCGTCTTGCGCGCGCTGCTTGACGCTTTTGTCGGGGCGCTTCCTGCCTTGAGCACTTTTCGTAGTAGCCGTCGGAGCAGGGAGCGCGGCATTCATTCTTGCAACGCGGTATACCTCGGCGTGAGCAATTGCCAAAGTATCATACTGCGAGATCCATTTGGTTCGCTGTTGCGCCATGGAGACTACCTCGCTTTCGACCGAGTCTACTAACGAGTTAAGCGCAGCACACCCGTCAATCGCGAACTCGTCTATCAGGGCAGCTGAAACCCCGCCGCGACGTCGCACTATTTCGACGATCGCAGTCGAGAGTTCACTCTCGAAGTCAGTCATGCTACGCCATTGGGTTGGGTACATCGGGGCTCCTTTTACTCCGAGGAGCCAATCAATCGACACCCCAAAGTGGCGAGCAATACCGACAAGAGCCTCAGCACGAGGCAACACCCGAGCATTCAGCCAGTCTCGGACGGTGTTTGGCTTCGCCGAGAAAAGCTCCGCGAACTTTTCGACGGTCAGGCCACCCTGCTGGCGCAATTCCGCGAGCCTTTCGCCGAAGACCTTTGCGGGGTTGTTTTTCGCAAGCTTGCGGGAAGTACGAGATCTCGTAGTTGGCATTACGAAATCTCGGCAAACTTGGGGGAGTCCGTCAACTGCTCGGAATGCCTAGGCTGAACTGCATCAGTCCACCCTAGCCCAGAGTGACATGGAAAAGACCGTAGCCCCTCTCGTGAAATTCCTCACCGAACGCGATGTCGCGGCGCTGACGGGCACCGCCCGCTCAACGCTCTCGAAGATGCGCCTTCGTGGCGACGGGCCGCCCTTTGTGCGCGTCGGAGTCTCTGTCCGCTACCCGGAAGACGCACTACGCGAGTGGCAGTCCGCGCTCCCCCGCCGCAGATCGACCTCAGAGCAGTGACACGGCTTTGCCCCGCACGAAGGCCGTAGACGCCTTGCCAACTGCCCCACCGCCTGACCTACAACCATCCGGCGCTCTGCACGATCCGACCACCGTGGCCCCATCCAACAGGAACCCACGGCCTGATCCGAAGCGCCTCAATGCCTACTCCACCGTGCACTTGTAGCCCGAGCTATGCCCAAGATCAAACGAACGAGGGTCACCCAGCCGATCGGCAGCGACAACCAGCGGCCCCTCCGACGCGCCCTCATCCGGGAATCAGCCCGCTGGATCGCACAGCGTCGGTGGCACACCTTCGCCACCCTGACGTTCGAGACCGAGGTAGACGAGCCTGCAGCCGCGAAAGAGTTCGAGCGCTACGTGCGACGATTGGAGCAACGCTCCCTCGGACGGGTCAGCTACTTCGCCGTCGCTGCGAAGAGCCCTGTGTTCGGCCGGGTCCACCTACATGCCGTACTGGGGTTCACGCGGCAGCCTCCCGCCATCGCGTATCGGAAAGCGTGGCTCGCTGGGCTGGCCAAGATCAACTGTTATGAAGAAGAGCGTGGCGGCTACCAGTACATCGCCACCCACGTCACGATCCCGGGAGCAGAGATCCTGCTCTGCCCATAAAACATCCGGCCGCAAAGGTGCGACAGAATGCCACGAAATAGGACAGGCGAGCGAGACATCGAGGAAGCCCCGCGCACCATTGACCCCATCCAGCTGACGGTGCTCGAAGCGCTGCTGGCCGGTCGCAGCATCACTGACGCGGCGGCGGCCGTCGGGGTCAGCAGGACAACGGTCCACCGCTGGCTCAAGGATGACTACCTCTTCCGGGCGGAAGTGAATGCTTCACGGCACGCCCTGCGACAGACGGCGCTCGCACGCCTCGACGCTCTTTGTGAGCGCTCGATCGAAGTACTGCGAGGAGCGCTGGATCAGGCCAGCGACACTCGCGTTGCGTTTGAGGTTCTGAAGGGCTGCGGTGTCTTGGGCGGTGACCGGGCTATCGGTACGTCGGACGCCGACCTCCTCGAATCGGAGGAGCACTCTGACACCAAGGAGCGGAAGGCCCGAATCCGAGATAGGGCGCTTTTCAGCCTCTGACCAACGGCACGAACGGAAATTGGTTGCTCTACCGATCGAGGTAACTGGGAGCGATCATATTCCGGAGTACCTGCGCTTGCCGCATCTGTCCCGCCGACCCATCACCGCCAGAATGAGCGACACCCCCCAATGCTTGAACAAGCCTTCCTGAACATCGACGACGTCCTCTGAAAGGAGGCCGGCTGCACGACTTGTTGCAGGACCAGCGGTCCGACGGAAACGGATAGCCTCAAGCATAAACGCGTACCTAGACGAGGAAACGGAATGGAGGCGTGGGCAGCTTCCTACTCCTAGCTGCGCCGAAGTAGGTGGCCAGCACTGTCCGAGCTGCTGATGGCCTCGCTTCGCAGCACCGCGATGGACGCCGTACAGTCGCCGCGACCCATCGTACTTGCTGGGTTTCGACCGTGCCATCAATGGCTGTGGCCACAGGACGAGGTCGGCAGGCGAGGGGTGCGTCCCACGCTTCGTTCCCGTGGGAAGCTCCGATAACTCGTGCGAATGTCGGACTGTACGGTTATCGTCACCTTCCCGTCCATTCGTCCTCGCCACAGCCGTTAAATGCGCTTCGTCCAGAATTCGGGAACTGACCGCGTCATCGATCTGCTTCGCGCCACTCTGGGCACCGCACAAGAGCTGGACTGCGTTTCGCCGAGTTTTTCTTTGTTCGCGTACGCCGAGCTGATGCGTGACCTGGGCGGGTTGAATCAGACCCGGCTGATCCTGCCGGTGGACGACGACCGGCTGGACCTCTTGGGACGCGAAGGCGACCGGGCTGCCCGGAACCGCCTCCAAGCACGCTGGCTGGCCCGCCAGTGCGCCAAATGGGTGCAGCAGGGGGTCGAGTTGCGGCGCGCGGCCGGAACGGTCCCCCAGGGCGCCGTGGTGCTCCGGGACAGCCAGGGTACCCCCCTGCAGATCGTAGTGGGCTCCCTGGCCCTGAGCTCCGATGGCCTCGGGGTCGCCCCCGGCAACCCGATGTCGCTGATCCAAGCTTCGGAATCCCTCGAAGAAGCCGGGCGTCTGTCCGCTTGGTTCGAACAGCAATGGGCAACCCTGCCAGCGAGCCCCGAGGCGAGAGGTCAGTTCGTAGAGCGCCTGCAGTCACTGGCAGCTCATCGCGACGCGCGGAGCATTTACGCGATCACATTGAACGCGCTCTTCGGCGCGCGCGAAGACGCGCTCGATGAAGAGCAAATCGTCAAGTCGGCGACCGGAATACGGGACACGGTCGTGTGGAAGAAGCTGTACAAGTTCCAACGCGATGGCGTTGTTGGCGCTATCGACAAGCTGAATCGTTTCGGCGGCTGCATCATCGCCGACAGCGTGGGACTTGGAAAGACGTTCGAGGCGTTGGCGATCATCAAGTACCACGAGCTTCGAAACGACCGCGTGCTGGTGCTCGTGCCGAAGCGGCTCCGCGACAACTGGACCCTGTTCAAGGCGAACGACCGACGCAACATGCTGTCAGCCGACCGCTTCAACTACGACGTCTTGAATCACACGGACCTCGGTCGCGACGGTGGCTCGTCGGGGGACATTGATCTCAAGAACGTCAACTGGGGCAACTACGATCTCGTAGTCATTGACGAGTCGCACAACTTCCGTAACAAGAAGACCCCGCGAGCCGGGAGCGAGACCCGCTACGACCGCTTGATGCGCAAGATCATCAAGGAAGGCGTCAAAACACGCGTACTCATGCTGTCGGCAACGCCGGTCAACAACCGTCTGGCCGACCTGCGCAATCAGATCGCGTTTGCGACAGAGGGCGACGACACGGCACTCGCCGATCACGGCATTGGCAGCATCGACGCGACCACGCGCCTCGCACAGAAGCAGTTCAACCGCTGGCTCGATCTGGACGCGAAGGAGCGCACGCCGTCTCGCCTCATCGAGATGCTGGGCTTCGACTACTTCACGCTGCTCGATCTGCTCACCATCGCGCGTTCACGGAAGCATATCGAGAAGTACTACGGCATCTCGGAGACAGGGCGGTTTCCCCAGCGACTCAAGCCGATCAATATCAAGGCCGATGTCGACCAGGCTGGTGCGTTCCCATCCATTCGGGACATTAACCTAGAGATTCGCCGTCTCAAGCTCGCGGCGTATGCGCCGTTGCGGTACGTGCTGCCGCATAGACAGGCCGCGTACGATGCGAAGTACAGCACCGAGGTCACTGGGGGCAAGGGCTTCTTTCGGCAAGCGGATCGCGAAGAGAGCCTCACGCACCTGCTACGCGTAAACGTATTGAAGCGCATGGAGAGCGCGGTGTCCTCGTTTGCACTGACCGTCGAACGTCAACTGCGGGACGTGGACGGGACACTGAAGCAGATCGAAGCTCATGTCGAGTCGCTCGAAGAAGTGGAAATCGAGGATGTCGACCTCGATGACCCCACCTTCGAGAACCTGCTGGTCGGGCGCAAAGTGAAGGTGCTGCTCAAGGACGTAGACATCATCCGCTGGAAGCAGGACCTCACCGAAGATCGCAACCGCCTGGCCACGCTACTATCCGCCGCGCGTGAGGTGGGGAACGCGCGCGACATCAAGCTCGCCAAGCTGCGCGAAATGATCGAGGAGAAGTGTCGACATCCCATCAACGCAGGCAATCGGAAGATCATCGTCTTCACTGCGTTCGCTGATACTGCGCGTTATCTGTACGACGACATCGCCGTGTGGGCGAAGGCGACGCTCGGCGTCGAGACTGCGCTGGTGACTGGCACGGGTACCAACCAGACAACTGTCGTTGGCCTCCGACGCGATCTTGCCTCCCTGCTCACGGCCTTCGCGCCGCGTGCAAAGGAGCGTCCCGAGGAGTTCGCGAGCGAAGGCACTATCGACTTGCTGATCGCGACCGACTGTATCTCTGAAGGTCAGAACCTTCAGGACTGCGACTGGTTGATCAACTATGACATTCACTGGAATCCGGTGCGCATCATCCAGCGCTTCGGCCGCATTGATCGTATCGGCTCACCGAATGAGCACATCCAGCTCGTGAACTTCTGGCCTAACATCGAGCTAGAGGAGTACATCGGCTTGGAGCAACGCGTGAGTGGCCGAATGGTACTCCTGGACATCTCGGCGACCGGCGAGGAGAACCTGATTGAGCAGGAATCAGGCAATCCCATGAACGATCTGGAGTACCGACGTACGCAGTTGCTCAAGCTTCAAGACGCCGTCATCGATCTCGAAGACTTGTCGACGGGTGTGTCCATCGCCGACCTGACTCTCACAGACTTCCGAATCGACTTGGCGGAGTACCTACGAGAGAACGGGGAGGCGCTCGACGCCGCGCCTCTGGGGGCATTCGCGGTAACTACCGCCAGTGAAGCCGAGACACCACCAGGAATAGTCTTCTGCTTGCGGGCAGAAGGCGCGGCCGCCGGCCGCGCGTTCGAGCCGGGATACCCCCTCGCTCCGCACTACTTGGTTCATGTAGCCGAAGGGGGGGACGTGTTGCTCCCGTTCCCGCAGGCGAAGCGCATCCTTGATCGCCTCAAGCGTATGTGTGTGGGGCGTGACCTACCAGATGCGGCCGCGTGCGCGCGGTTTGACAAGTCGACGAAGAACGGCGAACAGATGGGCCACGCGCAAAGTCTCTTGGCGGCGGCTGTCGCATCCGTGGTAGGGAAGACGGAGGAGCGGGCTGTGGCCAGCCTGTTCTCTCCCGGAGGCACGCACGCGCTAAAGGGTGAGTTTGCTGGTATGGCCGATTTCGAGGTGGTGGCGTTCCTTGTCGTCCTCCCCGCTGAACCCTCGTGACCACCGACCAGCTCAAGGCCGCGCTCCAGCTACCGGCCGGCTGCCAGGTGGGCAAGCGAGTCCCGAAGAAGCTGCTGGTCGAAAATGGCGCGCCCACCGCCGCCGACAAGCGACGGATCAACGAGGGGGTTGAGGACTTGTACTGGGTCGCGACCCTCAAGCCGACCACGGTCGGTGTCCCGGCGTTTCGCGATGACGTGCGAGAATACCTTGAGATCGCCGTGATGAGCGCGTCCTTGCGTGATGAAGCTGACGCGACGCGCGTCGTGGAGTTGATCCACCGCGCGATCCCGTACCCGGTACTCTTGCTGACCGAGCAGTCCGAGCGCAGGATGCGACCGGAACTGTCCGCGACGCACAAACGCTGGTCACAGAGCGAAACAGGAATGACGGTTCTGGACGGCGACGTGGTGGCCGCCGAATGGGACGACGAACGATGGCCACGAGCGGGCGACGCGTTCGCGTTGAGCAAACAGCCGCGCGCATCTCTGTACGTTCTCTATCAGGGCTGGATCGATGCCCTGCTGGCGCTGCAAGCCGCGCACGTCACCGGGACGTTTCGGCTTGCCGCAAGCGCGGCGCACGCTGCCCTGCGGCGGAGTGCTCTGAAGGACCTTGTCTTGCTCGACGCAGAGGCCACTGGTTTGCGAGCCAACGCTGCAAAGCAGAAGCAGATGTCTCGGCGCGTCGAACTGAATCAGGAACTCAAGCGCGTCGAGGCGGCGTTAGCGGCCGCTCGCGCAAACCTTTAAAGCACGAGAACAGGATGCAGGCATTGACCTTCAACGATTCCGAGACGAAGTCACCCGATCTCATCGACGCGAACCTGGCCGCACTCCGAGCGCTCTTCCCCGAGCTCGTTACAGAGGGGTCTAAAGGTGTCGAAGTAAATCTCGATGTGCTCAAGCAGCTCGTCGGCGATCAGACGATCACTGATGCTGAGGAGAAGTACGGGCTCACTTGGCACGGCAAGCGGCGCGCGCGTCAACTTGCCCTCACGCCTTCCACGGGCACTCTGAGACCGTGTCCTGAGCAGAGCGTAGACTGGGAGTCCACCAAGCACCTAATGATCGAGGGGGACAACCTCGAGGTGCTAAAGCTCCTACAAAAGTCGTACGCCGGAAAGGTGAAGCTCGTGTATATCGACCCGCCCTATAACACAGGCGGGGACTTCGTTTATCCCGACACTTTTCAGGACAGCATCAAGAACTATCTGGAGGTGACCGGTCAGACGGGAAAAGATGGGAAGAAGCTCTCGTCCAATACCGAAGCTTCCGGCCGCTATCACACCGATTGGCTGAACATGATGTACCCACGACTGAAGCTCGCGAGAAATCTGATGAGCGAGGAAGGCGTGATTTTCATCAGTATCGATGACAACGAGGTCCACAATCTCGGGAAGCTCTGCGACGAAATCTTTGGTGAAGAAAATTTCGTCAGCTCGATCATCTGGGAGAAACGATATAGCCCGCAAAATGCAGTTCAATGGTTCTCGGAAGCCCATGACTTCATCTTAGTCTACGCCAAGAGCAAGGCTCTATGGCATCCCAATCTTTTGGAGCGTTCGGACGAGATGAACGCGAGATATAAGAATATCGATGGTGACCCGCGTGGTGACTGGAAGTCCGAGAATGCCACCGCTCAAGCTGGCCACGGAACGGCATCGCAGTTCTACGAACTAACTGCCCCGAATGGGCGGACATTCTTACCACCAAATGGTCGCTGCTGGGTTTATACCAAACAACGAATGGAAGAGATGATTGCCGACAACCGAGTATGGTTCGGCAGTGCAGGGAATGGTGCCCCATCCATCAAGCGATTCATCTCAGATGTTAAGGATGGCGTTGCCTGCCAAACCATTTGGAAGTACGAAGAAGTTGGCCACAATCAGGAAGGGAAAAAGGAGATTAAAACTCTCTTCCCAGAGTCGATTCCCTTTGATACGCCGAAACCAACACGACTTCTTCGACGGATTCTCGAGCTTGCCACTCGCAAAGACGAAGACCACGTCGTGCTTGATTTCTTTGGAGGGAGCGGAACGACTGCCCATGCTCTTCTGAGTCAGAACACGGCTGACGGAGGCAATCGACGTTTCATTATGGTCCAACTGCCCGAGCCAACAGATAGCGCGGATTACCCGACCATTGCAAACGTCACTGAGGAACGTCTGCGAAGGGCCGCAAAGACCATTCGTGTCGAAAACCCGCTATTTTCGGGAGACCTGGGCTTCCGCGTCTTCAAGCTGGCAAGCAGCAACATGCGTGCGTGGGAACCAGACGACGAGAACATGGCCGACACTCTGCAAGCGTCCATTGAGCACCTCAAGTCTGATCGTACGGAGCATGATATCCTTTTCGAGTTGCTGCTCAAGCTCGGACTTGATCTTTGCGTAGCTATTGAGGCAAAGATGGTAACGGGATCTGGTTCAACTGCGCATGAAGTTCATTCGATCGGCGGAGGCTCGCTGCTTGTGTGCCTGTCGCGTTCGATCCCGCAGGCAGACGTCGAGGCGCTGGCTGAGTTTATCGTGGGCTGGCAAAAGGCATTACAGCCTGCCGGTGAAAGCACACTCATCTTCCGCGACAGCGCTTTCTTTGACGATGTCGCCAAGACGAATTTGGCCGCTATCCTCAATCAGAACGGCTTAACGAACGTCCGGAGCCTTTGATGGTGACGGTCCCTGCGCAGCCCAAGATCTATCACATTTGCCATGTTGACCGGCTGCCTTCCATCGTTAGCGATGAAAGCCTGTGGTGCGACGCCGAGATGGTTCGGCGAGCGCCGTTAGGGACTGTTATCGGGATGAACAGCATCAAGCACCGGCGGCTCAATGAGCTCAGTCTCACGAGTCATCCTGATCTTCGGGTTGGAGCGTGCGTGCCTTTCTACTTCTGCCCACGCTCGGTCA is a window encoding:
- a CDS encoding sensor histidine kinase — translated: MRLPEFIEANRDAILAAWEEFARTREGAEHLDRAALRDHSASMLREIVADLRRSQSHDAGAHKARAEHDESVDGVDSAAQAHGAERAHHGFSVGEMVSEFRALRTSVLRLWTASRATLDADDISDLMRFNASVDQSIGESVTRFTSSIDESKDLFLAILSHDLRAPLQTVLMVTDHLATLPTRDTTQTVLVSRASRSVTRMIDLVDDLLDFTRSRMGAGLAIAPEPTDLSVLVEHAVEEIEAAHPQWAFEPHIDPNLWAPVDGARMRQVLANLLSNAVHHGDSSVPVSIRAFGTERTVVIDVANFGRIIPDGEIATLFSPFKKILADEPVASADHHLGLGLFITDRIVSAHNGHIDVTSSSEDGTTFRVTLPR
- a CDS encoding helix-turn-helix transcriptional regulator; this translates as MPTTRSRTSRKLAKNNPAKVFGERLAELRQQGGLTVEKFAELFSAKPNTVRDWLNARVLPRAEALVGIARHFGVSIDWLLGVKGAPMYPTQWRSMTDFESELSTAIVEIVRRRGGVSAALIDEFAIDGCAALNSLVDSVESEVVSMAQQRTKWISQYDTLAIAHAEVYRVARMNAALPAPTATTKSAQGRKRPDKSVKQRAQDDVRKIHDLQQGVLQALSPALMALQSAMNEARKQAIGRRKPGRELVTIPTTVALKAAETSEEMSVIRRLFEEDQEASRLIAKKFMAPQTISR
- a CDS encoding helix-turn-helix domain-containing protein gives rise to the protein MLEALLAGRSITDAAAAVGVSRTTVHRWLKDDYLFRAEVNASRHALRQTALARLDALCERSIEVLRGALDQASDTRVAFEVLKGCGVLGGDRAIGTSDADLLESEEHSDTKERKARIRDRALFSL
- a CDS encoding helicase-related protein; this translates as MRFVQNSGTDRVIDLLRATLGTAQELDCVSPSFSLFAYAELMRDLGGLNQTRLILPVDDDRLDLLGREGDRAARNRLQARWLARQCAKWVQQGVELRRAAGTVPQGAVVLRDSQGTPLQIVVGSLALSSDGLGVAPGNPMSLIQASESLEEAGRLSAWFEQQWATLPASPEARGQFVERLQSLAAHRDARSIYAITLNALFGAREDALDEEQIVKSATGIRDTVVWKKLYKFQRDGVVGAIDKLNRFGGCIIADSVGLGKTFEALAIIKYHELRNDRVLVLVPKRLRDNWTLFKANDRRNMLSADRFNYDVLNHTDLGRDGGSSGDIDLKNVNWGNYDLVVIDESHNFRNKKTPRAGSETRYDRLMRKIIKEGVKTRVLMLSATPVNNRLADLRNQIAFATEGDDTALADHGIGSIDATTRLAQKQFNRWLDLDAKERTPSRLIEMLGFDYFTLLDLLTIARSRKHIEKYYGISETGRFPQRLKPINIKADVDQAGAFPSIRDINLEIRRLKLAAYAPLRYVLPHRQAAYDAKYSTEVTGGKGFFRQADREESLTHLLRVNVLKRMESAVSSFALTVERQLRDVDGTLKQIEAHVESLEEVEIEDVDLDDPTFENLLVGRKVKVLLKDVDIIRWKQDLTEDRNRLATLLSAAREVGNARDIKLAKLREMIEEKCRHPINAGNRKIIVFTAFADTARYLYDDIAVWAKATLGVETALVTGTGTNQTTVVGLRRDLASLLTAFAPRAKERPEEFASEGTIDLLIATDCISEGQNLQDCDWLINYDIHWNPVRIIQRFGRIDRIGSPNEHIQLVNFWPNIELEEYIGLEQRVSGRMVLLDISATGEENLIEQESGNPMNDLEYRRTQLLKLQDAVIDLEDLSTGVSIADLTLTDFRIDLAEYLRENGEALDAAPLGAFAVTTASEAETPPGIVFCLRAEGAAAGRAFEPGYPLAPHYLVHVAEGGDVLLPFPQAKRILDRLKRMCVGRDLPDAAACARFDKSTKNGEQMGHAQSLLAAAVASVVGKTEERAVASLFSPGGTHALKGEFAGMADFEVVAFLVVLPAEPS
- a CDS encoding DUF4391 domain-containing protein produces the protein MTTDQLKAALQLPAGCQVGKRVPKKLLVENGAPTAADKRRINEGVEDLYWVATLKPTTVGVPAFRDDVREYLEIAVMSASLRDEADATRVVELIHRAIPYPVLLLTEQSERRMRPELSATHKRWSQSETGMTVLDGDVVAAEWDDERWPRAGDAFALSKQPRASLYVLYQGWIDALLALQAAHVTGTFRLAASAAHAALRRSALKDLVLLDAEATGLRANAAKQKQMSRRVELNQELKRVEAALAAARANL
- a CDS encoding site-specific DNA-methyltransferase, with protein sequence MQALTFNDSETKSPDLIDANLAALRALFPELVTEGSKGVEVNLDVLKQLVGDQTITDAEEKYGLTWHGKRRARQLALTPSTGTLRPCPEQSVDWESTKHLMIEGDNLEVLKLLQKSYAGKVKLVYIDPPYNTGGDFVYPDTFQDSIKNYLEVTGQTGKDGKKLSSNTEASGRYHTDWLNMMYPRLKLARNLMSEEGVIFISIDDNEVHNLGKLCDEIFGEENFVSSIIWEKRYSPQNAVQWFSEAHDFILVYAKSKALWHPNLLERSDEMNARYKNIDGDPRGDWKSENATAQAGHGTASQFYELTAPNGRTFLPPNGRCWVYTKQRMEEMIADNRVWFGSAGNGAPSIKRFISDVKDGVACQTIWKYEEVGHNQEGKKEIKTLFPESIPFDTPKPTRLLRRILELATRKDEDHVVLDFFGGSGTTAHALLSQNTADGGNRRFIMVQLPEPTDSADYPTIANVTEERLRRAAKTIRVENPLFSGDLGFRVFKLASSNMRAWEPDDENMADTLQASIEHLKSDRTEHDILFELLLKLGLDLCVAIEAKMVTGSGSTAHEVHSIGGGSLLVCLSRSIPQADVEALAEFIVGWQKALQPAGESTLIFRDSAFFDDVAKTNLAAILNQNGLTNVRSL